AAGCCTGTCATCTTTGGTGTACTCACCGATAACACCATGCAACAAGCTATCGACCGCTCCGGCGGAAAGCATGGAAACAAAGGTACTGAAGCGGCAATTAGTGCTATAAAAATGCTTAGCCTTAAATCAGAATTTTAAACAGAAATTGATTTTAGCATAGAAAATAAAACCCTTTTTCAATTCTTGAACGCTACTGATGGCGGAACAAATAACGATTACCTATGGAATTTTGGAGATAGTAGTAATCTATCTTCAGAGTATTCACCTACTCACCAATACAGTAGCTCAGAAACGCATTTTGTAGATGTCAAACTTTTAGCTACGAACCCCTTTGGATGTATCGACAGTATTATCAAAACATTTAAAATAGATGCAAACTTAAGAGACAGTGTCTTCATTCCAATAGCTTTCACTCCAAATAGAGATATGAATAATGAAGTGTTTAAACCTGTTTATAACTTATATCCTAGAGAATATGTTTTTTTAATTTTCAATCGATGGGGCGAACTACTTTTTGAGACTACTAATCCAGAATATGGCTGGGATGGAAAACACAATAACAGACTTGTTCAAGATGGGATTTTCACTTATAAGTTACTCTTTAACAACAAACTCAAAATAGGAACATTCCATCTTATAGGTAAACATTAGAGCAGCAAACAAAAAAAGGTCTGACACTGTCAGACCTTTTGCGGAGAGAGAGGGATTCGAACCCCCGGTACATTGCTGTACAATGGTTTTCAAGACCACCGCATTCGACCACTCTGCCATCTCTCCTGCGGACGGCAAAAGTAAAATAATTTTGGGTTTTTTCACATACTTGAGAAAAAAAAACAATAAAATTTTTAGAATTATTAATCGACATTAATTTTTTAACTTAGCGTTATGAAGAATTATCTATTTACTAAAAGTCTTTTTACTTGCATTTACATACTGTTTTTTCATACATTTTCTTTTGCTCAACAAATAGATGCTAGGTTTGATATGGCTCTTTTTCAAACTGATAACACATCTTATCTCGAAACTTATTTATCCGTAAATGGAAAGGGTGTAAAATATAAAACCAATGAAAACGGAAACTATCAAGCTCAACTCTCTGTTTCTATTGAATTCATTCAAGATGATAAGGTAATTAAAGTTGACAAATATAATTTGTCGAGCCCAGAAATTAAAGACACATCTTCAATCGACTTTTTGTTTCTAGATCAACAACGCTATCAGCTAACCGACGGAAACTATACTCTTAAGTTGAATATAAAAGACGTAAACAGCTCAAACGAAGAGATTAATCACGAACAGCCTATTGAAATAAAAACATTAAAAAATGGATTTTCAGATGTTCAATTGGTAGAATCATACTCAAAGACTATCGAAAAAAATATGTTAAGCAAAGGGGGTTATGATTTAGTACCATTCATCTCTAACCTTTATAATACTGCTAATAAAAAAATAAGTTGCTATTTCGAGTACTACTCCGAATCTAATGAAGAAACACTTATTCAGATAAGTGTCATTTCTCAGTCGACACAGAAAATAGTTAACAATCTAGTCAAAAGTAAAAAAAGTAATTCTACGTTTTACCCTAGCCTAAATAGCTTTTCAATAGAAGAATTACCCACCGGAACTTATTCCTTAAAAATAGAAGCTAAAAATAGAAATAATGAAATTATTCATTCCCAAGAACGTCTGTTCTACAAGTTAAATAAAGACATAACAGAAGAGATAAGCATTGAGGAAACATTCATTACAGCAATCAATGATAAAGATACGCTGAAACAATTCATTGAATATTTAAAACCTTTGCAATCATCTCTAGAAAATATACAGGCTAAAAATTTAGATTATGAAAATGTAACAATGCTACAAAACTATTTTTACAGGTTTTGGAATAAACGTGATCCTTTCAATACTGAACAAAGTTGGTTAAACTATTATTATCTGGTAAAATTAGTCAATAAAGAGTTTAGAAATGGTATCGTTGATGGCTACTTATCAGATAGAGGTAGAATATATTTGAGCTACGGATCTCCTAATTCTAGATCACAAGAAATTATGCCTAAAGGATTTCAACCTTTTGAGGTTTGGCATTATTACAATATTGGTTCCGAAAGAGATGTGAAATTTATTTTCTCCAATGATAGAATGCCTAATGAATACCGATTAGTTTATACCAATAAGTTTGGAGAAATAAATGACAAAGATTGGCTAAATCGATTCGAAGAAAATTATTATGACGATTTTGATGAAGGAAAAAAATCACCTATCGATTATTACACTAATCCTAACTAATACGAATTGAACAACTTAATCTTTATAATTCTAAAGTTATATGCTCGCCTACCCATGTGGCTAATAAATATTATTGGTGTAAAATTTACGGTATTACTCAGACTATTAGGATATAGAAAACAGGTGATCGACAAGAACCTAAAAAATGCATACCCCGAAAAAGACAATAAAACAAGGCGTGAAATAAAGTCCCAATTCTACATCTACTTCGGTCAACTATTAGCAGAATCAATAAAGCTATTTCATCTTTCAAAAAAAGAACTCAAAAAAAGATATGTATTTAAAAATGATACTCTTATAAATTCATATCTAAAGCAAAAAAAAGATGTCATAATTGTTTTAGGACACTACGGAAACTGGGAATGGGGACTACTGGCATCATCATTACATTTTAATGGTGAAATGGTTGGCATATACAAACCCCTATCATCACGTTTTTGGAATGAAAAAGTATTGCAATTACGCTCTCAGTTTGGAGCTACTTTAGTTAGTATGAAAGAAAGTGTACGCTACCTTTTAAAAAAAGGCGAAAAGCCAAGAGTAATAGGCGTTATATCCGACCAAACACCCTCGGCAGATGAATTGAATCATTGGATTAGTTTTTTAAATCAAAAAACTCCTGTATTTTTGGGTACAGAGAAATTAGCTAAAAAAATGGATTGTCCTATTTTTTTCGCTCATGTCACCCCTTTAAGTCGTGCCAATTATAAAATTGATTTTGAACTCATAACAGATTCCCCAAAGGATCTTACAGATGGAGAAATTACACGCTTACATTCCCAAATTTTAGAAAATAATATTAATAAAAATCCAGCCTATTGGCTGTGGTCGCATAGAAGATGGAAACACCAACAAAAGTAGCAGTCGTTATACTAAACTACAACGGTGTTCATTGGCTTGAGAAATTCTTGGCTGATGTCGTTCTTAAAAGTAGTGATGCTCAAGTATATGTTGCAGACAATGCATCTACTGACGATTCTGTAAATTATGTAAAAACTAACTTTCCAAATGTGAAGTTAGTTCAAAACAAAAGTAATGACGGTTACGCAGGAGGATATAATAATGCTCTTCAACGCATTGAAGCCGAATATTATGTTCTTCTAAATTCAGATGTGGAGGTTTCTGAGAATTGGATCTCCCCTATTATCCATTTAATGGATAACGACAAAACCATTGCTGCTTGTCAACCCAAAATCAAAAAATACGATGATAAAAGTAGCTTTGAATATGCTGGCGCTTGTGGCGGACATTTAGATAAATATGGCTTCCCCTTTTGTAGAGGAAGAGTTTTTGATACCTTAGAAAAAGATAAAGGGCAATATGACGATGCTATTGAAGTATTTTGGGCAAGTGGTGCTTGTTTGTTCTTACGCTCAGAAGCTTTTTACGAAATCGGTGGCTTTGATTGGGATTTCTTTGCTCATATGGAAGAGATTGATCTATGTTGGAGACTCAAAAATAAAGGTTATAAAATTATGTGCGAACCTAAGTCAACAGTTTATCACGTAGGCGGCGGTACATTAAATAGTGGTAGTACTTTTAAAACTTATCTCAACTACAGGAATAACCTACTAATGTTATATAAGAATCTTAATCCAGAAAATCGTTTCAGTATACTTTTTAAACGTATGATTCTAGATGGGTTATCAGCTGTTAAGTTTATCTTAAATGGGAAGCCACTTCATGTATTTTCTATCTTAAAAGCACATATAGTATATTACACTTTTTTGAAGTCTTTTAAAAAGAAACGACCACCAAGTTACCAAGCTAAACTATTCCCTAAAAGTGTAGTGTATTCGTATTTTGTAAAACGATTAAAAACCTATAATCAGCTCAATAAAGATTTTAACTGACTTACCGTATAATCAATCTCCTCTTGTGTATTGTATTTGCTAAAAGAAAATCGTAGTGATGGACGGTTCATATCGACACCTATACCTCTTAGTACATGAGAACCCAAGTTGCTACCAGAAGAACAAGCACTACCACCAGACGAAGCTATGCCCATTATATCTAAGTTATAAAATAACATTTCTGCAATTTCTGTTTGCGGAAATAGAACATTTAAAACCGTGTAAAGGGATTTTTCTAATTGATCACTCTCGCCATTAAATTCAACTCCAGGAATAGCCTCTTTCAGGCCTTTAATCATTCGTATTTTAAGTCCCTCAATGTGTTTTCTGTGTTCTTGCAAGTCTCTGTAAGAAACATCCATAGCTTTAGAAAGCCCTACTATGCCGTATACATTTTCTGTACCAGCACGCATATTTCTCTCTTGCCCACCACCTGATATAAAAGGATTTATTTTTACATCACTATTGATATACAAAAAGCCATTTCCTTTTGGGCCATGGAATTTATGTGCTGCACCGGTTATAAATTGTATGTTTAAATTTTCTAAGTCAAATGTGTAATGAGCCATGGTCTGAACAGTGTCGGAATGAAAAATAGCGTCGTATGACTGACATAGTTCTCCGACAGCATGAATATCTAATAGGTTGCCAATTTCGTTATTGGCGTGCATTAGAGAAACAAAGCTTCTATTATTAGTTTTCAATAATTCATCTAGATGGGATAAATCAACGTTTCCTTTCTCATCTAAATCAACGTAGGACAGTTTTATCATTCCTTTAGACGCTAAATCTTCTAAAGTATGACCAACAGCATGGTGCTCAATTTTGCTAGTGATGGCATGATTTATACCTAAATCGACCATACCGCACCGAATAGCCATATTATCGGCTTCTGTACCTCCTGAGGTGAAAAATATTTCTCCGGGAGTACAATTTAAATGTTTTGCAACATTTTTTCTAGCTCTTTCAATGAGCGAACGAGAAACTCTACCAAAAGAATGTATAGATGAAGGATTTCCAAAACCATCTTGGAGAATTGGAATCATAACTTCTAAAACCTCTTGATCTATAGGTGTTGTTGCAGCATTATCTAAATAAACTTTCATAGCTTAATTATATAGTCAATTCTTTAATTTCTTTCATAAAACGCTCTGCCAATTTATCTGCACCAGCTTTACTTCCACTCTCAGTATAAATACGAATAATAGGCTCTGTATTTGACTTTCTCAGGTGTACCCACTCTTCAGCAAAATCAATCTTCACACCGTCGATGGTGGTTACATCTTCATGAGCATACTTTTTAGACATTTCGGACAAAATCATATCTACATCTATTTCTGGTGT
This region of Flavobacteriales bacterium genomic DNA includes:
- a CDS encoding 6,7-dimethyl-8-ribityllumazine synthase, translated to KPVIFGVLTDNTMQQAIDRSGGKHGNKGTEAAISAIKMLSLKSEF
- a CDS encoding gliding motility-associated C-terminal domain-containing protein translates to MNATDGGTNNDYLWNFGDSSNLSSEYSPTHQYSSSETHFVDVKLLATNPFGCIDSIIKTFKIDANLRDSVFIPIAFTPNRDMNNEVFKPVYNLYPREYVFLIFNRWGELLFETTNPEYGWDGKHNNRLVQDGIFTYKLLFNNKLKIGTFHLIGKH
- a CDS encoding GWxTD domain-containing protein, yielding MKNYLFTKSLFTCIYILFFHTFSFAQQIDARFDMALFQTDNTSYLETYLSVNGKGVKYKTNENGNYQAQLSVSIEFIQDDKVIKVDKYNLSSPEIKDTSSIDFLFLDQQRYQLTDGNYTLKLNIKDVNSSNEEINHEQPIEIKTLKNGFSDVQLVESYSKTIEKNMLSKGGYDLVPFISNLYNTANKKISCYFEYYSESNEETLIQISVISQSTQKIVNNLVKSKKSNSTFYPSLNSFSIEELPTGTYSLKIEAKNRNNEIIHSQERLFYKLNKDITEEISIEETFITAINDKDTLKQFIEYLKPLQSSLENIQAKNLDYENVTMLQNYFYRFWNKRDPFNTEQSWLNYYYLVKLVNKEFRNGIVDGYLSDRGRIYLSYGSPNSRSQEIMPKGFQPFEVWHYYNIGSERDVKFIFSNDRMPNEYRLVYTNKFGEINDKDWLNRFEENYYDDFDEGKKSPIDYYTNPN
- a CDS encoding lysophospholipid acyltransferase family protein — translated: MWLINIIGVKFTVLLRLLGYRKQVIDKNLKNAYPEKDNKTRREIKSQFYIYFGQLLAESIKLFHLSKKELKKRYVFKNDTLINSYLKQKKDVIIVLGHYGNWEWGLLASSLHFNGEMVGIYKPLSSRFWNEKVLQLRSQFGATLVSMKESVRYLLKKGEKPRVIGVISDQTPSADELNHWISFLNQKTPVFLGTEKLAKKMDCPIFFAHVTPLSRANYKIDFELITDSPKDLTDGEITRLHSQILENNINKNPAYWLWSHRRWKHQQK
- a CDS encoding glycosyltransferase family 2 protein, giving the protein METPTKVAVVILNYNGVHWLEKFLADVVLKSSDAQVYVADNASTDDSVNYVKTNFPNVKLVQNKSNDGYAGGYNNALQRIEAEYYVLLNSDVEVSENWISPIIHLMDNDKTIAACQPKIKKYDDKSSFEYAGACGGHLDKYGFPFCRGRVFDTLEKDKGQYDDAIEVFWASGACLFLRSEAFYEIGGFDWDFFAHMEEIDLCWRLKNKGYKIMCEPKSTVYHVGGGTLNSGSTFKTYLNYRNNLLMLYKNLNPENRFSILFKRMILDGLSAVKFILNGKPLHVFSILKAHIVYYTFLKSFKKKRPPSYQAKLFPKSVVYSYFVKRLKTYNQLNKDFN
- a CDS encoding cysteine desulfurase family protein; its protein translation is MKVYLDNAATTPIDQEVLEVMIPILQDGFGNPSSIHSFGRVSRSLIERARKNVAKHLNCTPGEIFFTSGGTEADNMAIRCGMVDLGINHAITSKIEHHAVGHTLEDLASKGMIKLSYVDLDEKGNVDLSHLDELLKTNNRSFVSLMHANNEIGNLLDIHAVGELCQSYDAIFHSDTVQTMAHYTFDLENLNIQFITGAAHKFHGPKGNGFLYINSDVKINPFISGGGQERNMRAGTENVYGIVGLSKAMDVSYRDLQEHRKHIEGLKIRMIKGLKEAIPGVEFNGESDQLEKSLYTVLNVLFPQTEIAEMLFYNLDIMGIASSGGSACSSGSNLGSHVLRGIGVDMNRPSLRFSFSKYNTQEEIDYTVSQLKSLLS